A window of the Radiobacillus deserti genome harbors these coding sequences:
- a CDS encoding GNAT family N-acetyltransferase — translation MKFTTQRLLIRTFKSNDLQDVFHIYNNDETCRYLLHDKWTSESMKESFEKKLNNRTLTKETGLSLAVVRHTNVIGDLSVWFTGMKDTVEIGYSFSAETLGKGYATEAVKYLVRKLLEEFGIHRIQATLDARNMASQKLCERIGMRKEAHFIQDFWNKGEWTDSIVYGMLVSDLKNGELK, via the coding sequence TTGAAATTTACCACTCAAAGATTGTTAATCAGGACTTTTAAGAGTAATGACTTACAAGATGTGTTTCACATATACAATAACGATGAGACATGTAGGTATCTACTTCATGATAAATGGACAAGTGAAAGTATGAAGGAATCATTTGAAAAAAAATTAAACAACCGTACCTTAACTAAGGAAACTGGCTTAAGTTTGGCAGTGGTGCGTCATACGAACGTTATTGGTGATTTATCTGTATGGTTTACAGGGATGAAGGATACTGTAGAAATTGGGTACAGTTTTTCTGCCGAAACTTTAGGTAAGGGATATGCAACAGAAGCAGTTAAATATTTAGTTAGAAAATTATTAGAAGAATTTGGGATACATAGGATTCAAGCCACTCTTGATGCACGAAATATGGCATCACAAAAGTTGTGTGAGCGAATAGGGATGAGAAAGGAAGCTCACTTCATACAGGATTTCTGGAATAAGGGTGAGTGGACAGATAGCATCGTATATGGAATGCTAGTTTCAGATTTGAAAAATGGAGAGCTGAAATAA
- a CDS encoding collagenase — protein sequence MRNIYAFESKKDYVKYQGIIERFNIRIEKYQKFLEKEFELIEPPQAIVWTSEELATTVFSDIPLPAYTNKDIIYISPDLLSWRNLFLKQLDGRKNNHIERFYSTLSEEQLFTIVAHELTHHLDLFLDDFDDAREDSIWFEEGMCDYLSRKYTLDEFDFNGITDVETELVDMFKGEYGNHSLDEFGSKSYLGSLTSIMFDYWRSFLTVKYLVEIKANNDVKQVFREYQKWDEKGRTVPLTKYFEVDRLFN from the coding sequence ATGAGGAATATATACGCATTTGAAAGTAAAAAAGATTATGTAAAGTACCAAGGGATTATTGAAAGATTTAATATAAGAATAGAAAAATATCAAAAGTTTTTAGAAAAAGAATTTGAACTTATTGAACCACCACAAGCAATTGTTTGGACAAGTGAGGAATTAGCTACCACTGTATTCTCTGATATTCCTCTTCCAGCCTACACCAACAAGGATATTATATATATTTCTCCTGACTTATTATCCTGGAGAAATTTGTTCTTAAAACAGTTAGATGGAAGGAAGAATAATCATATTGAAAGATTTTATTCAACATTATCTGAAGAACAGTTGTTTACAATCGTTGCACACGAATTGACACATCATTTGGATTTGTTCTTAGATGACTTTGACGATGCAAGAGAAGATAGTATTTGGTTTGAGGAAGGTATGTGTGACTATCTATCCAGAAAATACACACTAGATGAATTTGATTTTAATGGAATTACAGATGTCGAGACCGAATTAGTAGATATGTTTAAAGGAGAGTATGGAAATCATTCATTAGATGAATTTGGAAGTAAGTCCTATCTAGGCAGTCTAACAAGTATTATGTTTGACTATTGGCGAAGTTTCTTAACAGTAAAATATTTAGTAGAAATTAAAGCTAATAATGATGTAAAGCAAGTTTTTAGGGAATATCAAAAATGGGATGAAAAAGGTAGAACAGTTCCACTAACAAAGTATTTTGAAGTGGATAGGTTATTCAACTAG
- a CDS encoding aminoglycoside phosphotransferase family protein, translating into MDDFRLLKKLCAKSELGETIGVPVPISGGLLHKMYAVKTDNGKYAIKKLNPQIMKRPDAMNNYINSEKISYLVSKKVPAAPASIINGDFIQKIDNHFFMVFDWVEGKNLKPALNNCSHSEKIGSLLAEIHKTDFSELHIKEDLENNEQFIDWQYYVKKGQKINAEWVVLLFEIVDKLYEWTSLANQANRLLSANLVISHRDLDPKNVLWNKDNPVLIDWESAGYVNPMSDLMETALYWSEDETGNTDRKRFFAFINGYRKRYGETQVDWPTVLENGFLGKLGWLECNLKRSLWMEGSEEERKLGTTQVIGTIKEMRKYAEKITKLVDWLNNQE; encoded by the coding sequence ATGGACGATTTTCGTTTGCTTAAAAAATTATGTGCCAAGTCAGAACTCGGAGAAACAATTGGAGTTCCAGTACCAATATCAGGTGGTCTTTTGCATAAGATGTATGCGGTCAAAACGGATAATGGAAAGTATGCCATCAAAAAATTAAATCCTCAAATTATGAAAAGACCAGATGCAATGAACAATTATATTAATTCAGAGAAAATTTCTTATTTGGTATCAAAGAAAGTACCAGCTGCCCCAGCAAGTATAATTAATGGTGACTTTATTCAAAAAATAGACAACCATTTCTTTATGGTTTTCGATTGGGTTGAGGGGAAAAATCTTAAACCAGCTTTAAATAATTGTAGTCATAGTGAAAAGATAGGTTCTTTATTAGCTGAAATTCATAAGACAGATTTTTCGGAGCTTCACATAAAAGAAGATTTAGAAAATAATGAACAATTCATAGACTGGCAGTATTACGTTAAAAAGGGACAAAAAATTAATGCTGAATGGGTAGTATTGCTGTTTGAAATTGTTGATAAACTTTATGAGTGGACTTCATTAGCAAACCAAGCAAATAGATTGCTTTCAGCAAATTTAGTAATAAGTCATAGGGATTTAGACCCTAAAAATGTCTTATGGAATAAAGATAATCCTGTTTTAATCGATTGGGAGTCCGCTGGTTATGTAAATCCAATGAGCGATTTAATGGAAACAGCCCTATACTGGTCGGAAGATGAGACGGGAAATACAGATAGAAAAAGATTTTTTGCTTTTATAAATGGATATAGAAAGAGATATGGTGAAACTCAGGTGGATTGGCCTACCGTACTAGAAAATGGCTTCTTAGGCAAATTAGGTTGGCTAGAATGTAATTTAAAGCGTTCCTTGTGGATGGAAGGTTCAGAAGAAGAACGAAAGTTAGGTACGACACAAGTAATAGGAACCATAAAGGAAATGAGGAAATACGCAGAGAAAATTACAAAATTAGTTGATTGGCTTAATAATCAAGAATAA
- a CDS encoding tubby C-terminal domain-like protein, whose protein sequence is MYYFKYSPGFQFKDSTKPIDLFQGSRRIGIIRRVYKNWITQLLDTSILKNWFTAYEIVDVNNNIKFKSNESSSFFGKRQFNVTYFDVNSIEHSIILKDVRKFHFSPIVEFNYREVTYTVTRKERFGWTEFSIENQIIAKWKQMNMTLPSEIEIQLVNGDYLDDIFLIVGVFHTFFYDWR, encoded by the coding sequence ATGTATTATTTTAAATATTCTCCTGGGTTTCAGTTTAAAGATTCAACGAAACCGATTGACCTTTTTCAGGGCAGTAGGAGGATTGGGATAATAAGAAGAGTTTATAAAAACTGGATCACACAGTTACTCGATACGTCAATTTTGAAAAATTGGTTCACGGCGTATGAGATAGTAGATGTAAACAACAATATAAAGTTCAAATCGAATGAAAGTTCCTCCTTTTTTGGAAAAAGGCAATTCAATGTTACATATTTTGATGTTAATAGTATAGAACATTCCATTATTTTAAAAGATGTTCGTAAGTTTCATTTCAGCCCAATAGTAGAATTCAATTACAGAGAGGTAACGTACACAGTTACAAGAAAAGAAAGATTTGGTTGGACTGAATTTTCTATTGAGAACCAGATTATTGCAAAATGGAAGCAAATGAATATGACTTTGCCTTCAGAAATAGAAATACAATTAGTTAATGGAGACTATTTAGATGATATTTTTCTAATAGTGGGGGTATTTCATACATTTTTTTATGATTGGCGTTAG
- a CDS encoding MFS transporter encodes MIRNLKDWKDPTLLLSSMGISSIGDFIYLVAINIIVYQITASATAVAGLWIVGPLTNIITKFWTGSFIDYRSKRKVMIVTYIIRAAFIGLIPLAPNITVIYGILVILSVAKAFFHPSSMTYVAILVPKEKRKQFNSIRSFTSSGAFIIGPAIGGSLILLTSVEATLWLNALFFLCSAILLFFLPDKEHINKETIPTLTFSQVVQDFSVVQKFMSLNKYIAVTYLGFIIVMLFTFAMDAQEVVFTQQVIGLSEMEYSLLISITGIGSVIGAMLLAIFSKFFSLRYMIVIGLVMMTIGYVIYAFSWSFLSVVVGFVILGFFNVFLNSGIMTFYQNNVPVEIMGRVTSIYQLIQSAAQVIFILVTGFAADLVSLRLTIITLALVMLSLSIIFSFSVLKPNKAFYYREDHNEKDTLSNKIV; translated from the coding sequence ATGATAAGAAACTTAAAGGATTGGAAAGACCCCACGCTGTTACTATCTTCTATGGGAATATCTAGTATCGGAGACTTTATCTATTTAGTTGCGATTAATATTATTGTATATCAAATAACCGCATCGGCAACTGCTGTTGCAGGACTGTGGATAGTTGGACCACTAACGAACATTATTACTAAGTTCTGGACTGGTAGTTTTATTGATTACCGTAGTAAGAGGAAAGTAATGATTGTAACTTACATAATAAGAGCTGCTTTTATCGGCTTAATCCCACTGGCACCGAATATAACAGTTATATATGGGATTTTGGTTATCTTAAGTGTAGCAAAAGCATTCTTCCATCCATCATCAATGACATACGTTGCTATACTTGTTCCTAAAGAAAAAAGAAAGCAATTTAACTCTATTCGCTCCTTTACAAGTTCGGGGGCATTTATTATAGGACCAGCAATCGGTGGCTCTCTTATTTTATTGACCTCTGTTGAAGCAACATTGTGGTTAAATGCATTGTTCTTTCTGTGTTCAGCAATTTTATTATTTTTTCTACCAGATAAAGAACATATTAATAAAGAAACAATTCCAACACTAACTTTTTCCCAAGTGGTTCAGGATTTTTCAGTAGTTCAGAAGTTTATGTCCCTAAATAAATACATAGCAGTTACCTATCTTGGATTTATTATAGTTATGCTATTTACCTTTGCAATGGATGCACAAGAGGTTGTATTTACGCAACAAGTCATTGGGCTTTCTGAGATGGAGTATAGTCTATTGATAAGTATAACTGGGATTGGTTCTGTTATAGGTGCTATGTTGCTTGCAATCTTTTCAAAATTTTTCTCGCTCAGATATATGATTGTCATCGGTCTTGTCATGATGACAATAGGTTATGTAATCTATGCATTTTCATGGTCATTTCTATCAGTCGTGGTTGGGTTTGTAATCTTAGGTTTCTTTAATGTGTTCTTAAACTCAGGAATAATGACTTTTTACCAAAACAATGTTCCAGTAGAAATTATGGGGAGAGTTACAAGTATTTATCAGTTGATACAAAGTGCTGCTCAAGTGATATTTATTCTTGTAACAGGTTTTGCAGCAGATTTAGTTTCATTACGGCTTACAATTATCACGTTGGCACTTGTGATGCTTTCCTTATCTATAATCTTTTCCTTTTCAGTATTGAAGCCAAACAAAGCATTTTATTATCGAGAAGACCACAATGAAAAAGACACACTAAGTAATAAAATTGTATAG
- a CDS encoding aldo/keto reductase, which yields MSNLNENTNRPGGTYSLGEIEVARVGYGTMQLPKLKEEADAKAILRKAYELGVNHFDTADFYGNGIANRYLAEELGNEKDAVFVTKIGAKPTKRGPLPMLPAQRPEELRQHIQDNLKSLKTDHLNIVNFRRIAPGTFPLKPSQKINFDDQMAELIAMRDEGLFGAIGLSSVSLEELEKALPSGIVCVQNQYNLTSRSQEPVLELCKKEGIAWVPFFPLGGGLPGSAKVTADPVVQEVAKEMGISPVQVGLAWLLQHTDNTLIIPGTTSISHLEQNIAVGSIRFNEKTMKRLDAVKAAKGLGALVNKFMSR from the coding sequence ATGTCAAATTTAAATGAAAACACAAATCGCCCAGGTGGAACTTATAGCCTTGGAGAAATTGAAGTAGCAAGAGTGGGCTATGGAACCATGCAGCTCCCCAAACTAAAAGAAGAAGCAGATGCAAAAGCTATTTTGAGAAAAGCTTATGAGCTTGGTGTAAATCATTTTGATACAGCAGATTTCTACGGAAACGGCATCGCTAATCGTTATCTTGCAGAGGAATTGGGCAATGAGAAGGATGCTGTATTTGTTACGAAAATCGGTGCAAAACCGACCAAAAGGGGACCTCTACCTATGCTTCCAGCTCAACGTCCAGAAGAATTGCGTCAGCACATACAGGATAACCTTAAAAGCCTGAAGACAGATCATCTGAATATTGTAAATTTCAGACGTATCGCACCTGGTACATTTCCTTTGAAACCAAGTCAAAAGATAAATTTTGATGATCAAATGGCAGAGTTGATTGCCATGAGAGACGAAGGATTATTCGGAGCAATAGGTTTAAGTTCAGTGAGTCTTGAAGAGCTTGAGAAGGCATTACCATCTGGAATTGTCTGTGTACAAAATCAATATAACCTTACTTCTCGCAGTCAGGAACCTGTTCTTGAATTGTGTAAAAAGGAAGGAATAGCATGGGTTCCATTTTTCCCTCTCGGAGGAGGACTGCCAGGTTCAGCAAAGGTCACTGCCGATCCTGTAGTACAAGAGGTCGCAAAAGAAATGGGTATTTCACCGGTGCAGGTTGGTTTAGCTTGGTTATTACAACACACTGATAATACTTTAATCATCCCGGGCACAACATCAATTAGTCATCTTGAGCAGAATATTGCTGTAGGCAGTATTCGCTTTAATGAAAAAACAATGAAGAGGCTGGATGCTGTCAAAGCAGCTAAAGGTTTGGGAGCCTTAGTCAATAAATTCATGAGTCGATAA
- a CDS encoding MarR family winged helix-turn-helix transcriptional regulator: MNNILSPDEPEYVIDAINAFEKIMVSDDFSVSEKIARISQGENFVLKILLKSERPVSPTYLSETMNTTKGRISSILKTLEKKGKIEREIDKENRRNILVTITDAGKAHIMSELKSMYNMMVGAFKSLGEEETKEIIRLMQKLISAMSENNN, from the coding sequence ATGAATAATATATTAAGTCCAGATGAACCCGAATATGTCATAGATGCAATCAATGCCTTTGAAAAGATTATGGTAAGTGATGATTTCAGTGTGTCGGAAAAAATCGCCCGGATTTCCCAAGGGGAAAATTTTGTGCTTAAAATTCTGCTTAAAAGTGAGAGACCTGTTTCGCCGACATATCTCAGTGAGACAATGAATACTACTAAGGGTCGCATATCATCTATTCTAAAAACCCTTGAGAAAAAGGGTAAGATTGAGCGAGAAATTGACAAAGAAAATCGCAGAAACATACTTGTCACTATTACAGATGCTGGAAAAGCACATATCATGTCAGAATTGAAATCCATGTACAACATGATGGTAGGTGCATTTAAAAGTCTTGGAGAAGAAGAAACCAAAGAAATAATAAGACTTATGCAAAAACTTATTTCTGCCATGTCTGAGAATAATAATTAG
- a CDS encoding cytidine deaminase, with amino-acid sequence MNIEQKLYQAAIDLIEKRYPSGWGGAAAMYTEDDQILTSVSPDVINASTELCIETGAILEAHKLNTRVTHTVCVVREDENAEFTVLTPCGVCQERLFYWGENVKAAVTNPNGKLDYKTLKEIQPYHWYKAYEE; translated from the coding sequence ATGAACATTGAACAAAAACTTTACCAAGCAGCAATAGATTTGATAGAAAAAAGATACCCTTCCGGTTGGGGTGGTGCCGCAGCGATGTATACTGAAGATGATCAAATCTTAACAAGTGTATCACCAGACGTTATCAATGCTTCAACTGAATTATGTATTGAAACAGGTGCGATTCTTGAAGCACATAAACTTAATACTAGGGTCACACATACTGTTTGTGTTGTAAGGGAAGATGAAAATGCTGAATTTACAGTCTTAACTCCCTGTGGTGTATGTCAAGAAAGACTTTTTTACTGGGGAGAAAATGTAAAAGCCGCTGTAACTAATCCAAATGGTAAATTAGATTATAAAACATTAAAAGAAATACAACCTTATCATTGGTATAAAGCCTATGAAGAGTAA
- a CDS encoding DinB family protein, whose protein sequence is MDKDQRKIWNENHKKFREILLSPEKHNEAIELFLSLHSFLHSSSISNLNVTLADELVSDLDEKVFRQYPVSNPDTRNSIAWHLWHITRIEDMTMNILVIDKQQVLHTANWLEKMNISFLHSGNDMSEEDIAVLSSKIDFNSLLEYREAVGNRTQEIISLVSPEQFKMKVEPNRIKRLFDENAVMSKSKWLAEYWSKKDIAGLILMPATRHILLHLNKCIRIKDKLHKKMRKLG, encoded by the coding sequence GTGGATAAAGATCAACGTAAAATTTGGAATGAAAACCATAAAAAATTTAGAGAAATTCTGTTAAGTCCAGAAAAACATAATGAAGCAATCGAATTATTCTTATCATTGCATTCTTTTCTTCACTCTTCCTCAATTAGTAATTTGAATGTAACCTTAGCAGATGAATTAGTGAGTGACTTGGATGAAAAAGTATTTAGACAATATCCAGTTTCAAATCCTGATACTAGAAATTCTATTGCGTGGCATCTTTGGCATATTACCCGTATTGAAGATATGACGATGAATATATTAGTCATTGATAAACAACAAGTTCTTCATACTGCAAACTGGCTTGAGAAAATGAACATCTCTTTTCTTCATTCTGGAAATGATATGAGTGAAGAAGACATTGCTGTATTAAGCTCAAAAATTGATTTTAATTCATTATTAGAATATAGAGAAGCAGTCGGTAATCGTACACAAGAAATTATTTCTTTGGTAAGCCCTGAACAATTTAAGATGAAAGTTGAACCAAACAGAATTAAACGGTTATTTGATGAAAATGCAGTAATGTCAAAATCTAAATGGTTAGCTGAATACTGGAGCAAAAAAGACATTGCAGGTTTAATTCTGATGCCTGCTACAAGGCATATACTTCTACACTTAAATAAATGCATTCGTATAAAGGACAAACTCCATAAGAAGATGAGGAAATTGGGATAA
- a CDS encoding NUDIX hydrolase, which produces MEKWDLYDKHRNKIKKQITRGDEMTSDEFHLVVHVCIFNSKGEMLIQQRQPFKQGWPNLWDITCGGSAIAGDTSQQAASRELFEELGIHYNFEKIRPHLTINFERGFDDYYLLKYDYDLKDLTLQTEEVKAVKWASKEEILKLIELETFIPYYESIIAFLFEGRHHYGSIRL; this is translated from the coding sequence ATGGAAAAGTGGGATCTATATGATAAGCATCGTAATAAAATAAAAAAACAAATAACTCGTGGAGACGAAATGACATCTGACGAATTTCATTTAGTAGTACACGTATGTATATTTAATTCAAAAGGAGAGATGCTCATTCAACAGCGTCAACCCTTTAAGCAAGGATGGCCGAACCTTTGGGACATCACTTGTGGTGGTAGTGCGATTGCAGGCGATACAAGTCAGCAGGCGGCTTCACGAGAGTTATTTGAGGAGTTGGGGATTCATTATAACTTTGAAAAGATACGTCCACATCTTACTATTAACTTTGAGCGTGGCTTTGATGACTACTATTTACTTAAATATGATTACGATTTGAAAGATTTGACATTGCAGACTGAAGAGGTAAAAGCAGTCAAATGGGCTTCTAAAGAGGAAATTTTAAAGCTCATCGAACTTGAAACATTTATACCCTATTATGAAAGTATCATTGCGTTTCTTTTTGAGGGTAGACATCATTATGGGTCTATTCGTCTTTAA
- a CDS encoding helix-turn-helix domain-containing protein: protein MSLGINIRNKRVSLKFSQEYVAEKLNVSRQAVSKWETDQSEPSTNNLIKLAELFNCEVNEIIAPETCIKDKKSEISRMEQMNKDKKMQLSAFYGRILTLISFLGGIGAYSDQRDLTLNWYWGSLFILGLGLILWSSRDYFHRKSGPKKIVILDLLFSFTFFLYFLLPFARGISTLCTLMCGALLLIILNNKFFLPVWRTTENKL from the coding sequence ATGTCATTAGGAATTAATATTAGAAATAAAAGAGTATCCTTGAAATTTTCACAAGAGTATGTGGCTGAAAAACTAAACGTTAGTAGACAAGCAGTCTCAAAATGGGAAACGGATCAATCAGAACCATCTACAAATAATCTAATAAAACTAGCTGAACTATTTAACTGTGAAGTCAATGAAATAATAGCACCTGAAACATGTATAAAGGACAAGAAGAGCGAGATAAGCAGGATGGAGCAAATGAATAAGGATAAAAAAATGCAATTATCAGCTTTCTATGGTCGAATTCTTACCTTAATATCCTTTCTAGGCGGAATTGGTGCCTATTCTGATCAAAGAGATTTAACGCTTAATTGGTATTGGGGATCACTATTTATTCTTGGGTTGGGCTTAATACTCTGGTCTTCAAGGGATTACTTTCATAGAAAATCTGGCCCCAAGAAAATAGTAATCCTTGACTTGCTTTTTAGTTTCACATTCTTTTTATATTTCCTCCTACCTTTTGCGAGAGGCATTAGCACTTTGTGTACATTAATGTGTGGAGCTTTGCTCTTGATTATCCTTAATAATAAATTTTTCCTACCAGTTTGGAGAACAACTGAAAACAAATTGTAA
- a CDS encoding tubby C-terminal domain-like protein, with product MKIIFNRPQIGVTTKEITIERDGEKIGEMARWFHSQEERILGNPIDNINIKVSSREENYKIEKESAALDRGDRWSIYKDELVIAEMAMEKRIKKKHRIHVKLDQSSELSIQATWKGNGVITINDKQVGETKSTGFLFHSKIVMETENLDSVIAPTLFAGITYVFWLSSRF from the coding sequence ATGAAAATTATCTTTAATCGCCCACAAATTGGTGTTACAACCAAAGAAATAACAATAGAAAGAGATGGAGAAAAAATAGGAGAAATGGCACGTTGGTTTCATTCACAGGAGGAAAGAATTTTAGGAAATCCAATTGATAATATTAATATAAAGGTCTCCTCTAGAGAAGAAAACTACAAAATAGAGAAAGAATCGGCAGCATTGGATCGTGGAGATCGCTGGAGCATATACAAAGATGAATTGGTCATAGCCGAAATGGCGATGGAAAAAAGGATAAAGAAAAAACACCGAATCCATGTAAAGCTTGACCAGTCCTCTGAACTCTCAATTCAAGCAACATGGAAAGGAAACGGAGTCATTACTATAAATGACAAACAGGTTGGGGAAACTAAATCTACTGGATTTTTGTTCCATTCGAAGATCGTAATGGAGACAGAAAACTTGGATAGCGTGATTGCACCCACTCTTTTTGCAGGTATTACCTATGTATTTTGGTTATCGAGTCGATTTTAA
- a CDS encoding MFS transporter, which yields MNNWKAWKQEKSYQKLFWAGTASGIGNRFAQVATLTLLYQLTGSGSAIGLYFAIRLIPFLVMAPLGGMLADRFSKKKLLITMDVIRAPFALAPIFVHDSEQLWIIFMSVFCLALGEALYAPIRMASIPAMVKQDRLLYVNAIEQIMVGVVLVFGSSSGGIISYLFGLHIPFLLDGISFLIAALLLSKISIPVTTKAKVNVKQPKTSTHKKSAHKLIIGSFALIVILFVEWTMPLANGIDNVLMSVYALEVFQTGDLGVGFIYAFLGIGFVLSSFLSNLLKQKLVTLTVVFIAFEGIGHLLLSIAPSFIVALLTVLFITFVGGISNICLTTITMKIIPKSMHGTFFGLTTMIANTTLGISMGIVGILLEVFEPRSLSFLVGITYMILTILYALLFLQVDLLHEKRKLRRSL from the coding sequence ATGAATAACTGGAAAGCGTGGAAGCAGGAGAAAAGCTATCAAAAGTTGTTTTGGGCCGGTACTGCAAGTGGAATAGGAAATAGATTTGCACAAGTTGCAACTCTTACATTACTCTATCAACTAACAGGCTCAGGCTCTGCAATTGGACTTTACTTTGCCATACGCCTCATACCATTTTTAGTTATGGCACCTTTGGGTGGAATGCTTGCGGATCGATTTTCAAAGAAGAAATTATTAATTACGATGGATGTGATTCGAGCTCCATTTGCTCTGGCTCCTATTTTCGTGCATGATTCCGAGCAATTGTGGATTATATTTATGAGCGTATTTTGTCTAGCGTTAGGAGAGGCTTTATATGCCCCAATCAGAATGGCATCGATACCTGCAATGGTGAAACAGGATAGATTATTGTATGTGAATGCAATCGAACAAATTATGGTAGGCGTTGTCCTTGTTTTCGGTTCAAGTTCTGGAGGAATTATTTCCTATTTATTTGGATTACATATCCCTTTTCTTTTAGATGGTATAAGTTTTCTAATAGCTGCATTGCTCCTATCCAAAATATCAATACCGGTAACAACCAAAGCTAAAGTGAACGTTAAGCAGCCAAAAACATCTACTCATAAAAAATCTGCACATAAGCTGATTATCGGCTCTTTTGCATTAATCGTCATTCTTTTTGTGGAATGGACTATGCCATTGGCTAACGGTATTGATAATGTGTTAATGAGTGTATATGCATTAGAGGTTTTTCAAACGGGAGATTTAGGTGTTGGGTTTATTTATGCTTTTTTAGGAATAGGGTTTGTTTTAAGTTCATTCCTTTCCAATCTACTGAAGCAAAAGTTAGTGACACTTACGGTTGTTTTTATTGCATTTGAGGGGATTGGACACCTGCTATTAAGTATTGCTCCATCGTTTATAGTAGCCCTGTTAACGGTATTATTTATTACGTTTGTAGGCGGAATAAGTAACATCTGCCTAACCACCATTACGATGAAAATCATACCGAAATCCATGCATGGTACTTTTTTCGGCTTGACTACCATGATAGCCAATACTACATTAGGAATTTCCATGGGAATAGTAGGAATTTTGCTGGAGGTTTTCGAACCAAGGTCCTTAAGCTTCCTTGTGGGGATTACGTATATGATCCTTACCATCCTATACGCCCTTTTATTTTTACAAGTTGATTTACTGCATGAGAAAAGGAAACTAAGAAGGAGCTTGTAG
- a CDS encoding DUF2087 domain-containing protein, producing MQLDRIVNFHKTIGDKTRIKIIALLQGGPLHGQALAGKLGLTPPTISYHITKLREIDVIFQRRDKNTIYFHLNEKKLQSMATAILQIRGEDMEAFHMSKDEKYNIITNFFDDNGKLKNLPAQRKKKLVVLEHLMKGLKIGRTYQEKEINEYIKQFHDDYATIRREFIMCHFMNRQDGEYELNPKEMWLI from the coding sequence ATGCAGCTAGATAGGATAGTGAATTTTCATAAAACAATTGGAGATAAAACAAGAATAAAAATTATCGCTTTATTACAGGGTGGACCCTTACACGGGCAAGCTCTGGCTGGGAAATTAGGATTGACACCACCTACTATTTCTTATCACATTACGAAGCTACGAGAAATTGATGTTATTTTTCAGCGTCGTGATAAGAATACAATCTATTTTCATTTAAATGAGAAAAAACTTCAATCGATGGCCACTGCGATTTTACAGATTAGAGGTGAGGACATGGAAGCATTTCATATGTCAAAAGATGAGAAATACAACATCATTACTAATTTCTTTGATGATAATGGTAAACTAAAAAATCTGCCTGCCCAACGCAAGAAAAAGCTCGTAGTACTAGAACATCTTATGAAAGGTTTAAAAATAGGCCGTACGTATCAGGAAAAAGAAATCAATGAATATATTAAACAGTTCCATGATGATTATGCAACGATACGACGCGAGTTCATCATGTGTCATTTCATGAATAGACAAGATGGAGAGTATGAGTTGAATCCGAAGGAAATGTGGTTGATTTGA